The Salegentibacter mishustinae genome includes a window with the following:
- the mqo gene encoding malate dehydrogenase (quinone), producing the protein MQTMNQKVLEENNYDLICVGGGIMSATLTLMLKLVDPKLKIIIFEKLGEVAKESSGAWNNAGTGHSALCELNYTPEKPDGSIDISKAIEIFSQFETSKQFWAYLVEQNLVKDPKNFIHSVPHHSWVTGNDNIEFLKKRFKALTQTAMFEEMKFSENSEKLKEWFPLIVEGRENEKMAGTRMEIGTEVNFEAITQQYIKILEEQFNVPVLRNTDVLDVDPDENLEWTVEAQNLDTGEVTYYDAEHVFIGAGGGALPLLQKVEIEEKDGYGGFPVDGQWLVCKNREVIEKHLGKVYSKAGPDAPPMSTPHLDTRYINGKQELLFGPFAGFTTKFLKEGSIMDLPLSINKDNIPSMWGVFWHNLPLTKYLMKQVTMDHSDRMDDLRKFIKDARAEDWELKVAGKRVQIIKKDEEQGGVLEFGTDVVHSKDGSITALLGASPGASVAVSIMLEVINTAFPEKVKSKEWQQKLSEMIPFWNKNIEGNEAEFKKVQANSSKKLELDVLH; encoded by the coding sequence ATCCAAACCATGAATCAAAAAGTACTTGAAGAAAACAACTACGATCTTATTTGCGTGGGTGGCGGAATTATGAGTGCCACGCTCACATTAATGTTGAAATTAGTTGATCCAAAGCTTAAAATAATCATATTTGAAAAGCTAGGTGAGGTAGCTAAAGAAAGTTCTGGGGCGTGGAACAACGCCGGCACGGGCCATTCTGCCTTATGCGAACTTAATTACACGCCAGAAAAACCCGATGGTAGCATAGATATTAGCAAAGCCATTGAAATATTCAGCCAGTTTGAAACCAGTAAACAATTTTGGGCCTACCTGGTAGAACAAAATCTGGTAAAAGATCCTAAAAATTTTATCCATTCGGTACCACATCATAGCTGGGTGACGGGAAATGATAATATTGAATTTCTTAAAAAGCGTTTTAAAGCTTTAACTCAAACAGCAATGTTTGAAGAAATGAAGTTTTCTGAAAACTCGGAGAAACTAAAAGAATGGTTCCCATTAATTGTTGAAGGACGAGAGAATGAGAAAATGGCCGGCACAAGGATGGAAATTGGAACCGAGGTTAATTTTGAAGCGATCACGCAACAGTATATCAAGATTTTAGAAGAACAATTTAATGTACCGGTTTTAAGAAATACAGATGTTTTAGACGTAGACCCAGATGAAAACCTGGAGTGGACGGTAGAAGCTCAAAATTTAGATACTGGAGAAGTAACTTATTATGATGCAGAACACGTGTTTATTGGTGCCGGTGGTGGCGCTCTACCCTTACTTCAAAAGGTAGAGATCGAAGAAAAAGATGGTTATGGCGGCTTTCCGGTAGATGGACAGTGGTTAGTATGTAAAAACCGAGAGGTAATTGAAAAACATTTAGGGAAAGTTTATAGTAAAGCGGGGCCAGACGCTCCACCAATGTCTACACCGCACTTAGACACACGATATATAAACGGAAAACAAGAGTTGCTTTTTGGACCATTTGCAGGATTTACCACTAAATTTTTAAAAGAAGGTTCTATCATGGATCTTCCCTTAAGTATCAATAAAGACAATATCCCCTCTATGTGGGGAGTTTTTTGGCACAATCTACCACTTACCAAATACCTTATGAAACAGGTCACCATGGATCATTCAGACAGGATGGATGATCTTAGAAAATTTATAAAAGATGCAAGGGCCGAAGATTGGGAGTTAAAAGTAGCCGGAAAAAGGGTGCAAATTATCAAGAAAGATGAAGAGCAAGGCGGCGTACTAGAATTCGGTACCGATGTAGTACATAGCAAAGATGGTTCTATAACTGCTTTACTTGGTGCTTCTCCGGGAGCTTCAGTAGCAGTTTCTATTATGCTGGAAGTTATTAATACTGCTTTTCCGGAAAAAGTAAAATCTAAAGAATGGCAACAGAAACTTTCAGAAATGATTCCTTTCTGGAATAAGAATATTGAGGGAAATGAAGCTGAATTCAAAAAAGTACAGGCCAATTCTTCCAAAAAACTGGAGCTCGATGTTCTGCATTAA
- a CDS encoding peroxiredoxin — MALKIGDKLPRLTLKDQEGENFHFSRLEDKALVIFFYPKDFTPGCTKEACSFRDHYEEFQDLGAEVIGISTDNENSHKKFASKHKLPYVLLSDKEKRARKAFGVKAGLMGLLPGRETFVFDKDKRLIHRFNSMGASQHIPEALNSLKKIQEK, encoded by the coding sequence ATGGCACTTAAAATTGGCGATAAATTACCGAGATTAACCTTAAAAGACCAGGAAGGGGAGAACTTTCATTTTTCGAGGCTGGAAGACAAGGCTCTGGTTATATTTTTCTATCCAAAAGATTTTACACCGGGCTGCACTAAAGAAGCTTGTAGTTTTCGTGATCATTATGAAGAATTTCAGGATTTGGGAGCTGAGGTTATTGGAATAAGTACCGATAATGAAAACTCGCATAAAAAGTTCGCTTCTAAACATAAGCTACCATACGTGCTACTTTCTGACAAAGAAAAACGAGCCCGAAAAGCTTTTGGTGTAAAAGCAGGTTTAATGGGGCTATTACCAGGACGAGAAACTTTTGTATTTGATAAAGATAAAAGGTTAATACATAGATTCAATAGCATGGGGGCTTCCCAGCACATTCCCGAAGCACTTAATTCCTTAAAGAAAATTCAGGAAAAATAA
- a CDS encoding 6-pyruvoyl trahydropterin synthase family protein: protein MRLSVHRKAHFNAAHRLYRKDWSDEKNLKVFGKCSNPHYHGHNYDLIVKVTGEIDPETGFVMDLKRLKDLIYEEVEVPFDHKNLNEEVAPFDELNPTAENITVVIWNKIRAKLKPELDLEITLYETPRNYVTYKGE from the coding sequence ATGAGGTTAAGTGTACACAGAAAAGCTCATTTTAATGCGGCGCACAGGCTCTACCGTAAAGATTGGAGCGATGAAAAAAACCTGAAGGTTTTTGGGAAATGCAGCAATCCGCATTACCACGGGCATAATTACGATTTAATAGTAAAAGTGACCGGTGAAATAGACCCTGAAACGGGTTTTGTGATGGATCTAAAAAGACTCAAGGACCTAATTTACGAAGAAGTGGAAGTGCCTTTTGATCATAAGAACTTAAACGAAGAGGTGGCTCCTTTTGATGAACTTAATCCAACTGCTGAAAATATTACGGTGGTGATTTGGAATAAAATCAGGGCAAAGTTAAAACCCGAATTGGATTTGGAGATTACCCTCTATGAGACTCCAAGAAATTATGTAACCTATAAAGGAGAATAG
- the idi gene encoding isopentenyl-diphosphate Delta-isomerase: protein MGTDNVVLVNEKGEQIGLMEKIEAHEKALLHLAFSVFVFNEKDELMIQQRAHSKYHSPGLWTNTCCSHQREGESNITAGKRRLQEEMGFSTELKEVMNFIYKAPFDNGLTEHEFDYILIGNYEDDPDPNPDEVANWKWMSLGEIKSDMEVNPGVYTEWFKIIFDKYYTSIQK from the coding sequence ATGGGAACAGATAACGTAGTATTAGTTAACGAGAAAGGCGAGCAGATTGGCTTGATGGAAAAGATAGAAGCTCACGAAAAAGCTTTGTTGCACCTGGCATTTTCAGTCTTTGTTTTTAATGAAAAAGACGAATTGATGATCCAGCAGCGTGCACATTCCAAATATCATTCTCCTGGTTTATGGACCAACACTTGCTGTAGTCACCAAAGGGAAGGAGAAAGCAATATTACTGCCGGAAAAAGAAGACTTCAGGAAGAAATGGGCTTTAGTACCGAACTAAAGGAAGTGATGAATTTTATTTATAAAGCTCCTTTTGATAACGGGCTTACAGAACATGAGTTCGATTATATTCTTATTGGAAACTACGAAGATGATCCAGACCCTAATCCCGATGAAGTGGCTAACTGGAAATGGATGAGCCTCGGTGAAATTAAATCTGATATGGAAGTGAATCCCGGAGTTTATACCGAATGGTTCAAGATTATTTTCGATAAATACTATACAAGCATTCAAAAATGA
- a CDS encoding OmpA family protein translates to MGQFFRIIMVVGAVLLKGLIFYAQPGEQQIAKGAYVINMGSNPQTVENSIQPYGLIYSLLKNEEIEIKWCINPKKTKDAADFTYRDTTFRGGAFIIPVSYLTDDIRELISAWEEKGVAGMYLEESVKVPVFTSLSVTPRWTLDRENGHIAVPFFKAAAIPVDAYGGSNRKNWKSPEDLGICDDIFVMPHADPGFNSHKNLYKWNKKYKGAIWAGCHAVSKLENLTGNIKLENSDSTEFIQLNFLSSGFPGAQSAGLIPYKKHRHGTPPYQNLLPADPVAQYIGSPDEAHLNGSERIFLPKKINRWRKETKKIVIDSNAPDIPEIAEDTAVITAYGHAYGNTENGLVMYQAGHSIYGRDPHHVAAMRAFFNWSFYAAEVKRRKNSLEFGNRKGLPVVDAKVGDDLTGALSLDPIHFDLDKAEIRTKDKPALDSIVKFMNTHPALLLDIRSHTDSRANDEYNMQLSQRRVEATIQYLIEKGISGSRITGRGYGETELVNYCGNNNNCPEEEQRKNRRSEFILSIDCDLYSEKGLN, encoded by the coding sequence ATGGGGCAATTTTTTAGAATAATAATGGTTGTTGGGGCTGTTTTATTGAAGGGTCTAATTTTTTACGCACAACCTGGCGAACAACAAATAGCAAAGGGAGCTTATGTGATAAATATGGGTTCAAATCCACAAACTGTAGAAAACTCTATACAGCCTTATGGATTGATCTATAGTTTGTTGAAGAATGAAGAGATTGAAATTAAATGGTGCATTAACCCAAAGAAAACAAAAGATGCTGCCGATTTTACCTATCGCGACACAACCTTTAGGGGTGGGGCATTTATTATCCCCGTTTCCTATTTAACTGATGATATTAGGGAATTAATTAGCGCGTGGGAAGAAAAAGGAGTTGCGGGAATGTATTTGGAGGAATCGGTTAAAGTTCCGGTTTTTACAAGCTTATCCGTAACGCCCAGATGGACACTGGATAGGGAAAATGGGCATATTGCTGTGCCTTTTTTTAAAGCTGCAGCAATCCCTGTAGATGCTTACGGTGGAAGCAATAGGAAAAATTGGAAAAGCCCTGAAGATCTTGGAATTTGCGATGATATTTTTGTAATGCCCCACGCCGATCCCGGCTTTAATTCTCATAAGAATCTATATAAATGGAATAAGAAATATAAAGGAGCCATTTGGGCGGGTTGCCACGCAGTAAGTAAATTAGAAAATCTTACCGGAAATATTAAACTGGAAAATAGTGATAGCACAGAATTTATTCAGTTAAATTTTTTAAGTTCCGGGTTTCCGGGAGCTCAAAGTGCAGGTTTAATTCCCTATAAAAAACATAGACACGGCACACCGCCTTATCAAAATTTATTGCCGGCAGATCCGGTAGCGCAATATATTGGAAGCCCGGATGAGGCTCATCTAAACGGCTCGGAAAGAATTTTTCTTCCGAAGAAAATAAACAGGTGGCGAAAGGAAACAAAGAAAATTGTAATAGATTCTAATGCGCCCGATATTCCTGAAATTGCCGAAGATACTGCAGTGATTACTGCCTACGGCCACGCTTATGGGAATACAGAAAATGGATTGGTAATGTACCAGGCGGGACATAGTATTTATGGAAGAGATCCTCATCATGTTGCAGCGATGCGCGCTTTTTTTAACTGGAGTTTTTATGCCGCAGAAGTAAAACGAAGAAAAAATTCATTGGAATTTGGGAATAGGAAAGGCTTGCCGGTAGTTGATGCTAAAGTTGGCGACGATCTTACGGGAGCCTTGAGCTTAGATCCCATTCATTTTGACCTGGATAAGGCTGAAATAAGAACTAAAGATAAACCTGCTTTAGACAGTATAGTAAAATTCATGAACACTCATCCCGCTCTCTTGCTGGACATAAGATCACATACCGATAGCAGGGCTAATGATGAATATAATATGCAGCTTTCTCAAAGAAGAGTTGAAGCTACAATTCAATATTTAATTGAAAAAGGGATTTCTGGTTCACGAATTACAGGAAGAGGTTATGGGGAAACTGAATTGGTTAATTATTGCGGAAATAATAATAACTGTCCCGAAGAAGAGCAGAGAAAAAACCGACGTTCAGAATTTATCCTCAGTATAGATTGTGATTTATATTCGGAGAAGGGTTTAAATTAG
- a CDS encoding peptide chain release factor 3 → MKSFQKELKRRRTFGIISHPDAGKTTLTEKLLLFGGAIQEAGAVKSNKIKKGATSDFMEIERQRGISVATSVLAFEYRDIKINILDTPGHKDFAEDTFRTLTAVDSVIVVIDVAKGVEEQTEKLVEVCRMRNIPMIVFINKMDREGKDAFELLDEIEQKLNLTVTPLSYPIGMGYDFKGIYNIWEKNVNLFTGDPKKDIEDTIKISDLTSNELDELIGSTAADNLREELELAQGVYPEFDKEAYLEGRLQPVFFGSALNNFGVRELLDCFINIAPTPRPKESEERVVKPDEDKFTGFVFKIHANMDPKHRDRLAFIKIVSGKFERNKAYLHVRHNKNLKFSSPNAFFAEKKEIVDVSYPGDIVGLHDTGNFKIGDTLTEGENLNYRGIPSFSPEHFRYINNADPMKSKQLAKGVDQLMDEGVAQLFTLELNGRKIIGTVGALQFEVIQYRLEHEYGAKCTYENLNVYKATWVEAEDEKSEEFKDFKRLKSKFLAKDKKGQLVFLADSQFSLQMTRDKYPNIKFHFTSEF, encoded by the coding sequence ATGAAGAGTTTTCAAAAAGAACTAAAGCGAAGAAGAACTTTTGGGATCATTTCCCACCCCGATGCGGGTAAAACCACACTTACTGAAAAGTTACTGCTTTTTGGTGGTGCTATTCAGGAAGCCGGGGCTGTAAAATCTAATAAGATCAAAAAAGGCGCGACCAGTGACTTTATGGAAATTGAACGTCAAAGAGGAATCTCGGTAGCGACTTCGGTTTTAGCTTTTGAATATAGAGATATAAAGATTAATATACTGGATACTCCGGGTCACAAGGATTTTGCTGAAGACACTTTTAGAACCTTAACTGCGGTAGATAGTGTGATCGTGGTGATAGATGTTGCCAAAGGTGTCGAGGAACAAACTGAAAAACTGGTAGAGGTTTGTAGGATGCGAAACATCCCGATGATCGTTTTCATTAATAAAATGGACCGGGAAGGGAAAGATGCCTTTGAATTACTTGATGAGATTGAACAAAAATTAAACCTTACCGTAACTCCTTTAAGTTACCCAATTGGAATGGGTTACGACTTTAAAGGAATCTATAATATTTGGGAAAAGAATGTAAACCTATTTACCGGCGATCCTAAAAAAGATATTGAAGATACTATTAAAATTTCTGATTTAACTTCTAATGAATTAGATGAATTAATTGGTAGTACTGCCGCAGATAATTTAAGAGAAGAACTGGAACTCGCCCAGGGTGTTTATCCTGAATTTGACAAAGAAGCTTACCTGGAAGGCCGATTACAACCGGTGTTTTTTGGTTCGGCTTTAAATAACTTTGGAGTTCGGGAATTATTAGATTGCTTTATTAATATCGCTCCCACTCCAAGACCTAAAGAAAGTGAAGAACGTGTAGTTAAACCAGACGAAGATAAATTTACCGGCTTTGTGTTTAAGATCCACGCGAATATGGATCCTAAGCATCGTGATAGGCTTGCTTTTATAAAGATTGTTTCCGGAAAATTTGAGCGAAATAAAGCTTACTTGCACGTGAGGCATAATAAAAATCTTAAGTTTTCCAGCCCAAATGCCTTTTTTGCTGAAAAGAAAGAAATTGTAGATGTTTCATATCCCGGTGATATTGTTGGTTTACACGATACCGGCAATTTCAAAATTGGCGATACGCTTACCGAAGGTGAAAATTTAAATTACCGCGGAATTCCAAGTTTCTCTCCAGAGCATTTTAGATATATCAACAACGCCGATCCTATGAAATCAAAGCAGCTTGCCAAAGGAGTTGACCAGTTGATGGATGAAGGTGTAGCCCAACTTTTTACCCTGGAATTAAACGGAAGAAAAATTATAGGAACCGTGGGAGCACTTCAGTTTGAAGTTATTCAATACAGGTTAGAACACGAATACGGTGCTAAATGTACCTACGAAAACCTAAACGTTTACAAAGCCACCTGGGTAGAAGCCGAAGATGAAAAAAGTGAGGAATTTAAAGACTTTAAAAGGCTAAAATCCAAGTTCCTTGCGAAAGACAAAAAGGGACAATTGGTGTTTTTAGCAGATTCTCAATTCTCTTTACAAATGACCAGGGATAAATATCCGAATATTAAATTTCATTTTACTTCAGAATTTTAA
- a CDS encoding alanine/glycine:cation symporter family protein, with protein sequence MNAIDELVSQFASAVWGLPLVILLIGGGFYLLILSNFLPFRYLGHSLDLLRGKYNNPNDPGEINHFQSLSTALSSTVGMGNIAGVAVAIALGGPGAIFWLWVSAVVGMATKFFTNTLAVMYRGRDTQGNIQGGVMYFIEEGLGKKWKFLAIFFSVAGLIGALPVFNVNQLTQAINYILLEPNDIPTGFGTNLIIGIILVILTSVVILGGLQRISKTVSKLVPAMVALYFISVIIILIVNFDVVPYYFSSIFTDAFAAENYKGEPMLGGVLGGLIILGVRRGAFSNEAGIGTATMAHGASKTSEPVREGLVAMLGPAIDTLIVCTLTALAILVTGIWQTTDVNGVSLTAAAFEDSIPYVGDYLLLLCISAFSISSLFSFSYYGTKCLSYLAGAENKHYYNYFYIISILLGATTSLSMMINLIDGFFALMAIPTMISTLILAPRVMKAARIYFKKLKE encoded by the coding sequence ATGAATGCAATAGATGAACTCGTTTCCCAGTTCGCTTCGGCGGTTTGGGGACTTCCTTTGGTAATTTTATTAATTGGCGGCGGATTTTACCTGCTTATTTTATCTAATTTCCTTCCATTTAGGTACCTGGGACATTCATTAGATCTTCTGCGCGGGAAATATAATAATCCCAATGATCCCGGGGAAATCAATCATTTTCAATCGCTTTCTACTGCCCTCTCCTCTACTGTAGGAATGGGAAATATTGCCGGCGTAGCCGTGGCTATAGCTTTGGGTGGTCCGGGAGCTATTTTCTGGCTTTGGGTTAGCGCTGTGGTTGGTATGGCTACGAAGTTCTTTACCAATACCCTGGCAGTAATGTACAGAGGCAGGGATACACAAGGAAATATTCAGGGTGGAGTAATGTACTTTATTGAAGAAGGTCTAGGAAAGAAATGGAAGTTTCTGGCCATCTTTTTCAGTGTGGCAGGCCTTATTGGTGCTTTACCCGTTTTCAATGTAAATCAACTTACGCAAGCTATAAATTACATTCTTTTAGAACCAAATGATATTCCTACCGGTTTTGGCACGAATCTAATTATCGGTATTATTTTGGTGATTCTTACGTCAGTGGTGATTCTTGGTGGATTGCAAAGAATAAGCAAGACCGTTTCTAAACTGGTGCCGGCAATGGTGGCGCTTTATTTTATTTCGGTAATTATTATTTTAATTGTAAACTTTGACGTTGTTCCTTATTATTTCTCCTCAATTTTTACTGATGCTTTTGCGGCAGAAAATTATAAAGGCGAACCAATGCTTGGCGGCGTGCTGGGTGGTTTAATTATTTTAGGAGTAAGAAGAGGTGCTTTTTCTAACGAAGCCGGGATAGGAACCGCTACAATGGCTCATGGAGCCAGTAAAACTTCAGAGCCGGTCAGAGAAGGTCTGGTAGCAATGTTAGGGCCGGCGATAGACACTTTAATAGTGTGTACACTTACCGCACTCGCTATTTTAGTGACCGGAATTTGGCAAACTACAGATGTAAATGGGGTAAGCCTTACTGCAGCTGCTTTTGAAGATTCAATTCCGTATGTTGGAGATTATCTTTTATTGCTCTGCATCTCCGCTTTTAGTATTTCGTCCTTATTTTCTTTTTCTTACTACGGAACAAAATGTCTCTCTTATTTGGCCGGTGCAGAAAACAAACATTATTACAATTATTTCTATATTATAAGTATTCTTTTGGGAGCCACAACTTCTTTGAGTATGATGATTAATCTTATTGATGGATTCTTTGCCCTTATGGCAATTCCAACCATGATTTCCACCTTAATTCTGGCTCCAAGAGTGATGAAAGCTGCAAGAATTTATTTTAAGAAACTTAAAGAATAA
- a CDS encoding Ppx/GppA phosphatase family protein, translating to MTDKQNNSEPTKRIAAIDLGTNSFHAVLVDIYPDGSFRTVNKLKEMVSLAEKGLEDRLSREAMDRGLEALKRIKFLCDSHNVENILAFATSAIREAENGGDFIKEVGEDIGIRVRAISGKMEAEMIGLAIMHSIVLNEEMVLMADIGGGSVEFIIGNDKEFIYYNSLKLGVARMAAAFVESDPITEKDIKKLQDHFKKELSEIIKLAKKHKVKTIIGSSGTMENIAEMVASRKSLTAERSLNELEFSTNDFNDLYSDFIKLDRKQRKKEKDLDEKRIDIINPGMVLVKFLIEKLDLENIKISEGALREGMILNYIENKKEQLNLDLVANFKDPRRRSIYELLRKTNWAEAHSRHVTNFSLQFFDEFKEELNLKESDRELLEYASLMHDIGYYISYRKHHKHALYLIKYSDLLGFKEDEINIMANVSRYHRKSKPRKRHKPYKQLNEKLRKRVKKLSAILRVADGLDRSHYQNVQKLEINNKEETIELLITTHSDPELEIWGTLRKGDLLEKLTGKKLKVFQVLDKK from the coding sequence ATGACCGATAAGCAAAATAACTCTGAACCAACCAAAAGAATAGCGGCAATAGATCTTGGAACCAATTCCTTTCATGCCGTTTTGGTCGATATTTATCCTGATGGCAGTTTTCGAACAGTTAATAAACTGAAAGAAATGGTTAGCCTGGCGGAAAAAGGCCTGGAAGACAGATTGAGTCGCGAAGCTATGGACAGGGGATTAGAAGCGCTTAAACGCATTAAATTCTTGTGTGATAGCCATAACGTAGAGAATATTCTTGCTTTTGCTACCAGTGCTATTCGGGAAGCAGAAAATGGAGGTGATTTTATTAAAGAGGTTGGCGAAGATATTGGAATAAGAGTGCGCGCCATTTCAGGGAAAATGGAAGCCGAAATGATTGGCCTTGCTATAATGCACAGTATCGTTTTAAATGAAGAAATGGTGCTTATGGCAGATATTGGTGGAGGTAGTGTGGAATTTATTATTGGCAACGACAAGGAATTTATTTATTACAATAGCTTAAAATTGGGAGTTGCCAGGATGGCTGCCGCATTTGTAGAATCAGATCCTATTACAGAAAAGGATATTAAAAAGCTTCAAGATCACTTTAAAAAGGAACTTTCTGAAATAATCAAATTGGCCAAAAAGCATAAGGTAAAAACCATTATAGGTTCTTCGGGCACTATGGAAAACATTGCCGAGATGGTGGCCAGTAGAAAATCTTTAACTGCAGAGAGAAGCCTAAATGAACTTGAGTTTTCTACGAACGATTTTAATGATTTGTATTCGGATTTTATAAAACTGGATCGCAAGCAAAGAAAGAAGGAAAAAGATCTCGATGAAAAAAGAATAGATATTATCAACCCCGGGATGGTTTTAGTGAAATTTCTTATAGAGAAATTAGACCTTGAAAATATTAAAATTTCGGAAGGAGCACTTCGGGAGGGTATGATCCTTAATTATATCGAAAATAAGAAGGAGCAGCTTAACCTGGACCTTGTAGCTAATTTTAAAGATCCACGCCGAAGAAGTATCTACGAATTACTGCGAAAGACCAATTGGGCTGAAGCACATTCCCGGCACGTGACTAATTTTTCGTTACAGTTTTTTGATGAATTTAAAGAAGAATTAAATTTAAAAGAGTCAGATAGGGAGCTGTTGGAATATGCCAGTTTAATGCACGATATAGGTTATTATATTTCCTACCGAAAACACCATAAACATGCTTTATATCTTATTAAATATTCAGACCTACTCGGTTTTAAAGAAGATGAGATCAATATTATGGCTAATGTAAGTAGGTATCATAGAAAATCTAAACCGCGTAAGCGCCATAAACCGTACAAACAGTTGAATGAAAAGTTACGGAAAAGAGTGAAAAAGCTTTCGGCTATCTTAAGAGTTGCCGATGGTTTAGATCGCAGTCACTATCAAAACGTACAAAAGCTGGAAATAAATAATAAAGAAGAAACTATAGAATTATTAATTACCACCCATAGTGATCCCGAACTTGAGATTTGGGGCACTTTGCGAAAAGGCGATCTGCTAGAAAAATTAACCGGTAAAAAGCTAAAGGTTTTTCAGGTTCTGGATAAGAAATAA
- a CDS encoding DUF3467 domain-containing protein, which produces MSEEKKKPKKGQINIELDEAVAEGTYSNLAIINHSVSEFVVDFVNIMPGRPKSKVKSRIILTPQHAKRLLKALNDNIQRFEKAHGEIRDYEKAPMPLNFGPTGQA; this is translated from the coding sequence ATGAGTGAAGAAAAGAAGAAACCTAAGAAAGGTCAAATAAATATAGAGCTGGATGAAGCAGTAGCAGAAGGAACTTATTCTAATTTAGCTATAATCAATCATTCGGTTTCAGAATTTGTGGTAGATTTTGTGAACATCATGCCTGGAAGGCCTAAAAGCAAGGTGAAATCGAGAATTATATTAACTCCGCAACACGCCAAAAGATTATTAAAAGCTTTAAACGACAATATTCAACGTTTTGAAAAAGCCCATGGCGAAATTAGAGATTACGAAAAGGCGCCAATGCCGTTAAATTTTGGACCAACCGGCCAGGCTTAA